A portion of the Citrobacter rodentium NBRC 105723 = DSM 16636 genome contains these proteins:
- a CDS encoding M91 family zinc metallopeptidase: MRPTSLNLTLPSLPLPSSSNSISATDIQSLVKMSGVRWVKNNQQLCFHGTDLKIYQHLEAALDKIESTDTGRTLLNCIELTSRLKSEKLAIHLDSAELGVIAHCNADAENSRGTGSDFHCNLNAVEYPCGQGISLVDFHACIVFHELLHVFHNLNGERLKVESSQPELQTHSPLLLEEARTVGLGAFSEEVLSENKFREEIGMPRRTFYPHDSSLIHDDNTVTQGFQRKKLHPLL, encoded by the coding sequence ATGCGCCCTACATCCCTTAACCTGACATTACCTTCGTTACCTCTACCCTCATCTTCAAATTCAATTTCAGCCACAGACATTCAATCTCTTGTAAAAATGTCGGGTGTGCGCTGGGTGAAAAACAACCAACAACTCTGTTTCCACGGGACTGACCTTAAAATCTACCAGCATCTTGAAGCTGCCCTCGATAAGATCGAATCCACAGACACTGGACGTACTCTTTTGAACTGTATTGAATTAACATCCCGACTCAAATCAGAAAAACTGGCAATACATCTCGATTCTGCTGAGTTAGGGGTGATAGCACACTGCAATGCGGATGCTGAAAACTCCCGAGGAACTGGCTCCGACTTTCACTGTAATCTGAATGCAGTTGAATATCCCTGCGGGCAAGGAATTAGCCTGGTAGACTTTCATGCATGCATTGTTTTCCATGAACTTCTCCACGTTTTCCACAATTTAAATGGAGAGCGCCTGAAAGTTGAGAGTTCTCAACCAGAATTACAAACACACTCCCCACTTTTACTCGAAGAAGCCAGGACTGTTGGGTTGGGTGCTTTTTCTGAAGAAGTTCTTTCAGAAAATAAATTTCGTGAAGAGATTGGGATGCCCCGCAGAACATTCTACCCGCACGATTCATCTCTCATTCATGATGACAATACAGTGACTCAGGGATTCCAGCGGAAAAAACTGCATCCGTTACTTTAG
- a CDS encoding CopG family transcriptional regulator codes for MMAGRDMGRILLDLSDDVLQRLDDLKKQRNLSRAELLREAIEQYLAKQGLAENTISNALGLWQGCEEDGVEYERKLREEW; via the coding sequence ATGATGGCTGGAAGAGATATGGGCAGGATATTACTCGACTTATCAGATGACGTGCTCCAGCGTCTTGATGACCTGAAAAAACAGCGCAATCTTTCGCGTGCAGAGTTGCTACGCGAAGCGATTGAACAATATCTTGCAAAGCAGGGTTTGGCTGAAAATACCATTTCCAATGCGCTGGGTCTTTGGCAGGGTTGTGAGGAAGATGGCGTGGAATACGAACGGAAACTGCGCGAGGAGTGGTGA